A genomic window from Quercus lobata isolate SW786 chromosome 10, ValleyOak3.0 Primary Assembly, whole genome shotgun sequence includes:
- the LOC115964750 gene encoding uncharacterized protein LOC115964750, producing MAGDPSKRNQNLYCAYHQELGHTTDDCRNLKNHLDWLVQEGKLRHLLHRPEGWQEQSNIETRQSTLRPPIGTINVILAAPGRTGSSPFRVMSVGRFPTEPDDRESKRARVSATPLIGFSKEDKQGTLQPHDDALVVTLRIGGYDVKKVLVDQGHAVEVMYLDLFKGLNLKPEDLSLYDSPLVSFEGKTVTPKGMIRLPVQTDSDVVEVNFIVVDAYSPYTAIVARPWLYALGAVPSTLHQKVKYPLGGQVKEIIGNQGMARQCMVSVISRRPNSEPSTSAENGL from the coding sequence ATGGCAGGCGACCCCTCAAAACGTAATCAGAATCTGTACTGCGCGTACCACCAGGAGCTAGGTCACACCACCGATGATTGCAGGAATTTGAAAAACCATTTGGATTGGCTTGTCCAAGAAGGGAAGTTGAGGCATTTGTTGCATCGCCCTGAAGGATGGCAAGAACAGTCAAATATCGAAACCAGACAAAGCACATTAaggccacccattggcacaataaatgtcattcttgccGCACCTGGAAGGACCGGTTCCAGCCCTTTCAGAGTAATGTCAGTGGGCAGGTTCCCGACTGAGCCGGACGACAGGGAATCCAAGAGAGCTAGAGTGAGTGCCACGCCCTTAATCGGGTTCTCGAAGGAGGACAAGCAAGGAACCCTtcaaccccacgatgatgccCTGGTTGTCACGCTCAGAATTGGAGGTTATGACGTGAAAAAGGTGTTAGTTGATCAAGGCCACGCCGTGGAGGTAATGTACCTTGATTTGTTTAAGGGGTTGAACTTGAAGCCAGAAGACTTGTCGCTATACGATTCCCCTCTGGTCAGCTTTGAAGGAAAAACCGTCACCCCGAAAGGCATGATTAGGCTGCCTGTGCAAACAGACTCAGACGTAGTGGAGGTGAACTTCATTGTTGTAGATGCGTACTCCCCCTATACAGCTATCGTGGCCCGACCGTGGCTTTATGCACTAGGGGCTGTGCCAtcaaccttgcaccaaaaagtgaagtatccGTTAGGAGGTCAAGTCAAAGAAATAATAGGGAACCAAGGaatggctaggcaatgcatggtgtcggTAATCTCACGACGACCAAATAGTGAACCTTCCACTTCAGCCGAGaacggcttatag